Proteins from a genomic interval of Beijerinckia indica subsp. indica ATCC 9039:
- a CDS encoding sulfite exporter TauE/SafE family protein — MAIQDLSFYAAAAPATILLGLSKGGFTGLSVLAQPILALAISPMQATAIILPVLMIQDVVSLAAYWRRWDNEQLRLLLPGALVGVIAGYLFAASISDAAVEAGIGVLALAEATRQLLKRGSSSRKAQAGRQSGRLWSVLSGFTSMIANAGGPPFMIYLLRQNLPRDAFAATAVAFFAIVNWIKLPSSWLSDRSAAAISPRQSFFSRSRCFQPWLVSVSSRSCPKNAISASFMRFSRQLERSFFMTG, encoded by the coding sequence ATGGCTATACAGGATCTCTCATTTTATGCGGCGGCAGCCCCCGCCACGATCCTTCTCGGCTTGTCCAAGGGAGGGTTCACAGGGCTTTCGGTTCTTGCCCAGCCGATTCTCGCTCTTGCCATCTCCCCCATGCAAGCCACGGCGATCATTCTGCCCGTGCTCATGATCCAGGATGTTGTCAGCCTTGCTGCCTATTGGCGGCGCTGGGACAATGAACAATTGCGCCTGCTTTTGCCGGGCGCGCTGGTCGGTGTCATCGCGGGTTATCTGTTTGCCGCCTCAATTTCCGACGCGGCCGTCGAGGCCGGCATTGGCGTGCTGGCCCTCGCCGAAGCCACACGCCAGCTTCTCAAACGCGGTTCTTCCTCAAGGAAAGCACAAGCGGGACGGCAATCGGGGCGTCTCTGGAGCGTGCTCTCGGGTTTCACCAGCATGATCGCCAATGCCGGAGGCCCGCCCTTCATGATCTATCTTTTGCGCCAAAACCTTCCTCGCGACGCCTTTGCCGCGACGGCGGTGGCATTCTTCGCGATCGTCAACTGGATTAAGCTCCCTTCTTCTTGGCTCTCGGACAGATCAGCAGCAGCAATCTCACCACGTCAGTCATTCTTTTCCCGATCGCGGTGCTTTCAACCCTGGCTGGTGTCCGTCTCGTCCAGGTCGTGCCCCAAGAACGCTATTTCGGCTTCATTTATGCGCTTCTCGCGGCAGTTGGAGCGAAGCTTCTTTATGACGGGGTGA
- a CDS encoding MurR/RpiR family transcriptional regulator, translating to MAKKTDDPSTAVPKNYEGIVNLITKNYTNLSSRFQQIARFFTHNPNVIALESINSIAEKCGVHPSSLVRFAQSFGYSGFKELQAVFQTRLVTTAPGFRERISALESELSRNESSGNLGFLRDLVVRDIAALQGLLDGIAEESLATTANLLTKADTIYIAGQLRSEPIASFLRYLLTMLHRRVIFLDPAGGLAQEMATTMTCRDVLVAIAFRHYAKEVVAICDVAVGAETPVVAITDSQLSPLAKNASVLFTVPEDEYTFSRSLAAPMCLVQCIAVATAAAQQPDRDTAPRIPTVTEIARDRGANEMRRTRG from the coding sequence ATGGCAAAAAAAACCGACGATCCCTCAACGGCAGTCCCGAAAAATTACGAGGGGATCGTCAACCTCATTACAAAAAACTATACGAATCTCTCAAGCCGCTTCCAGCAGATCGCACGGTTTTTCACCCATAATCCCAATGTCATCGCTCTCGAATCGATCAATTCGATCGCCGAGAAATGCGGTGTGCATCCCTCAAGTCTCGTCCGTTTTGCCCAGAGCTTTGGTTATTCCGGTTTCAAGGAATTGCAGGCGGTCTTCCAGACCCGGCTTGTCACCACCGCACCCGGCTTTCGCGAGCGCATCAGCGCCCTCGAAAGCGAGTTGTCGCGCAATGAGAGCTCCGGCAATCTTGGCTTTTTGCGAGACTTGGTCGTGCGCGACATTGCCGCGCTTCAAGGATTGCTCGACGGCATAGCGGAAGAGTCCCTGGCCACGACGGCGAACCTACTCACCAAGGCCGATACGATTTACATCGCGGGTCAGCTCCGATCGGAACCGATTGCCTCGTTCCTGCGCTACCTGCTGACGATGCTGCATCGCCGCGTGATTTTTCTCGACCCGGCCGGCGGGCTCGCGCAGGAAATGGCGACGACCATGACGTGCCGCGATGTTCTGGTAGCCATAGCCTTCCGCCATTACGCCAAGGAGGTCGTCGCCATTTGCGATGTCGCTGTTGGCGCTGAAACACCCGTTGTCGCGATTACCGACAGCCAGCTTTCACCGCTCGCCAAGAATGCAAGTGTGCTTTTCACCGTGCCGGAAGATGAATATACATTTTCCCGCTCGCTTGCCGCCCCCATGTGTCTTGTCCAGTGTATTGCGGTCGCCACAGCCGCCGCCCAGCAGCCCGACCGTGATACGGCCCCGCGTATTCCGACCGTGACAGAAATCGCACGCGATCGCGGTGCCAATGAGATGCGGCGCACGCGGGGATAG
- the iolD gene encoding 3D-(3,5/4)-trihydroxycyclohexane-1,2-dione acylhydrolase (decyclizing), which produces MAMVRCTMAQALVRYLCNQFTIVNGQRVPLFPGVFAIFGHGNVTCLAEALEAVQDKLPTWRGQNEQSMALAAIGFAKAVRRRQIMVATSSIGPGALNMVTAAGVAHTNRLPVLLLAGDTFVNRRPDPVMQQVEHFGNPTITVNDAFKAVTRYWDRIVHPEQVISSLPQAVAAMLDPADCGPAFIALPQDVQEMAWDYPEAFFAETVHNIPRPRPDRGRLDEAASLLKNAQRPLIISGGGVRYSGAEDALAAFAAKHGVPLCETIAGKGSVSHDHPVHVGPIGIVGSTSANAMAAEADVILAVGTRLMDFTTGSWSSFRQDAKFITVNTARWDATKHRALAVVGDALETVKELDQNLDGWTADTAWTEQGKIEFAKWNVALDGFQKPTNDPIPTYAQVIGVVNAKAGEYDLLITAAGGLPGEVMKNWRVKAPNTFDCEFGFSCMGYEIPAGWGAAMADPTRTPIVMIGDGTYMMMNSDIYSSVLSGHKIILIVCDNGGYAVINRLQNAKGGASFNNLLKDCRVKEPFAVDFNKHAEAMGALTRRVESLADLGQAVEWAKTTDRTTVITIVSDAFTWTPGDAWWDVGVPQVSVRAEVSNAAQQQQEGRTRQRVGV; this is translated from the coding sequence ATGGCGATGGTCCGCTGCACCATGGCGCAGGCCCTGGTTCGTTATCTTTGCAATCAATTCACCATCGTTAACGGCCAGCGTGTGCCGCTCTTTCCCGGTGTCTTCGCAATCTTTGGCCACGGCAATGTCACTTGCCTCGCGGAAGCGCTGGAAGCTGTTCAGGATAAGCTGCCGACCTGGCGCGGCCAGAATGAGCAATCCATGGCGCTGGCAGCGATCGGTTTTGCCAAGGCGGTCCGGCGCCGGCAGATCATGGTCGCGACCAGTTCCATTGGCCCCGGCGCTCTCAACATGGTGACGGCCGCCGGTGTCGCCCACACGAACCGCCTGCCGGTGCTGTTGCTCGCTGGCGACACTTTCGTCAATCGCCGGCCAGATCCAGTCATGCAGCAGGTCGAGCATTTCGGTAATCCGACCATCACCGTCAATGATGCTTTCAAGGCGGTCACCCGTTACTGGGACCGTATCGTCCACCCCGAGCAGGTCATCTCATCCTTGCCGCAGGCGGTCGCTGCCATGCTCGATCCGGCCGATTGCGGTCCGGCTTTCATCGCCCTCCCCCAGGACGTGCAGGAAATGGCTTGGGACTATCCCGAAGCCTTTTTCGCGGAAACGGTGCATAACATTCCACGGCCGCGCCCGGATCGTGGGCGCCTCGATGAAGCAGCCTCTCTTCTCAAGAATGCACAGCGGCCGCTGATCATTTCAGGAGGCGGTGTACGTTATTCCGGCGCCGAAGATGCCCTCGCCGCTTTCGCCGCGAAACACGGCGTTCCGCTGTGTGAAACCATTGCCGGCAAGGGGAGTGTTTCGCATGACCATCCCGTTCATGTCGGGCCGATCGGCATTGTCGGCTCGACATCGGCCAATGCCATGGCCGCGGAAGCGGATGTGATTCTCGCTGTCGGCACGCGGCTCATGGATTTCACGACAGGCTCCTGGTCGTCTTTCCGGCAGGACGCCAAATTCATCACTGTCAATACGGCGCGCTGGGATGCGACCAAACATCGGGCGCTTGCTGTAGTCGGCGATGCGCTCGAAACAGTAAAGGAACTCGATCAAAACCTTGATGGCTGGACGGCCGATACCGCCTGGACCGAACAGGGAAAGATCGAATTCGCGAAATGGAATGTGGCGCTCGACGGTTTCCAAAAGCCGACCAACGATCCAATTCCCACTTATGCGCAGGTCATCGGCGTGGTGAACGCCAAGGCTGGCGAATATGATCTCCTGATCACGGCGGCGGGCGGCCTACCCGGCGAAGTCATGAAGAACTGGCGTGTGAAGGCGCCGAATACATTCGATTGCGAATTCGGCTTTTCCTGCATGGGCTATGAAATCCCTGCTGGCTGGGGCGCCGCCATGGCCGATCCCACACGCACACCCATCGTCATGATCGGCGATGGCACATACATGATGATGAATTCGGATATCTATTCCTCGGTTCTGTCAGGGCACAAGATCATTCTCATCGTCTGCGACAACGGCGGTTATGCCGTCATCAATCGTCTGCAAAACGCCAAGGGCGGTGCCTCCTTCAACAATCTCCTCAAGGATTGTCGGGTGAAGGAGCCCTTCGCGGTGGACTTCAACAAACATGCAGAAGCGATGGGTGCTCTGACGCGGCGGGTGGAAAGTCTCGCCGATCTCGGCCAGGCCGTGGAATGGGCGAAGACCACCGACCGCACCACCGTCATTACCATCGTTTCCGACGCCTTCACCTGGACCCCGGGCGACGCCTGGTGGGATGTGGGCGTGCCGCAAGTGAGTGTCCGCGCGGAAGTCAGTAATGCCGCGCAACAGCAGCAGGAAGGACGGACCCGCCAGCGCGTCGGCGTCTGA
- the iolE gene encoding myo-inosose-2 dehydratase, whose translation MIAKLGIAPIAWSNDDLPELGGQTSLETCLRESRAAGFSGVETGGKFPKTAAELGPKLAAFGLSLASGWYSGTVLDAPDDLAAEKEKAASQLQLFRELGAACLAYGETAGTIQNKRTAPLNSRRRLAEDQIRTYGHRLTRFAEYCSEKGVPLGFHHHMGTGIETEEDLDLLMRHTGEAVGLLYDTGHMRFAGGDHLRVIEKHGRRIIHVHAKDVRDQVISSLDRSHDSFLDAVLAGAFTVPGDGSIDFNAVAQRLSDVGYQGWFIVEAEQDPVKAPPAEYAVIGYRALSAALQKAGYKIQGENTHERIAG comes from the coding sequence ATGATAGCCAAGCTAGGTATCGCACCCATCGCATGGTCGAATGACGACCTGCCGGAACTCGGTGGACAAACATCCCTTGAAACCTGTCTGCGGGAAAGCCGCGCCGCCGGCTTTTCCGGCGTCGAGACGGGGGGCAAGTTCCCGAAGACGGCCGCAGAACTTGGGCCAAAGCTCGCGGCCTTCGGTCTCTCTCTCGCATCGGGCTGGTATTCCGGCACCGTGCTCGACGCCCCCGACGACCTTGCCGCAGAAAAGGAAAAGGCTGCGAGCCAGCTCCAACTCTTCCGTGAACTTGGCGCCGCCTGCCTCGCCTATGGCGAGACGGCGGGCACCATCCAGAACAAGCGCACGGCTCCGCTCAATTCCCGCCGCCGCCTCGCCGAGGATCAGATCCGTACCTATGGCCACCGCCTGACACGCTTTGCGGAATATTGCTCCGAAAAGGGGGTGCCGCTCGGCTTCCATCACCACATGGGCACCGGGATCGAGACGGAGGAGGACCTCGACCTTCTCATGCGCCACACGGGCGAGGCTGTGGGCCTGCTCTATGATACAGGCCATATGCGTTTTGCCGGTGGCGACCATCTGCGCGTCATCGAAAAGCACGGCCGCCGCATCATTCATGTCCACGCAAAAGACGTTCGAGATCAGGTCATCTCAAGTCTCGACCGCAGTCACGACTCCTTCCTTGACGCCGTGCTTGCCGGAGCCTTCACCGTGCCGGGAGACGGCTCCATCGACTTCAATGCTGTGGCTCAACGCCTCTCGGATGTTGGTTATCAGGGATGGTTCATCGTCGAGGCGGAACAGGATCCGGTCAAGGCCCCGCCTGCCGAATATGCTGTCATCGGCTATCGCGCCTTGTCGGCCGCGCTCCAAAAGGCTGGCTATAAGATCCAGGGAGAGAATACGCATGAGCGCATTGCAGGGTAA
- a CDS encoding SDR family oxidoreductase, which yields MSALQGKIAVVTGGTQGLGAAIARTFAERGAAGIVICGRSKEKGEAKAKEISSTTGTDVVFVPADLSQVDDCLAVVRRADAKFGRIDALVNAAGATDRGTIIDTSPELFDKIFAVNVKGPFFLMQEAIKLMRREGTEGTIVNICSMSAKAGQPFIAAYCSSKGALATLTENTAYTLLRNRIRVNALNIGWMASDGEDQIQKSYHGASDGWLEKAAAAQPFGRLIDPDEVARAVAFLSSDESGLMTGSVINYDQSVWGAYDSAPNPTAPL from the coding sequence ATGAGCGCATTGCAGGGTAAAATCGCTGTCGTCACCGGTGGCACGCAGGGGCTTGGCGCCGCCATTGCCCGGACATTCGCTGAACGTGGCGCGGCCGGAATCGTCATTTGTGGCCGCTCGAAGGAAAAGGGCGAAGCCAAGGCCAAGGAGATTTCCTCGACGACTGGGACGGACGTGGTCTTCGTTCCTGCCGATCTCAGTCAGGTGGACGATTGCCTTGCCGTGGTCAGACGCGCGGATGCGAAATTCGGCCGGATCGACGCACTCGTCAATGCTGCGGGAGCCACCGATCGCGGCACCATCATCGATACGTCGCCCGAACTGTTCGACAAGATCTTCGCGGTGAATGTCAAAGGTCCCTTCTTCCTCATGCAAGAAGCCATCAAGCTCATGCGGCGTGAGGGCACCGAAGGGACCATCGTCAACATCTGTTCCATGTCGGCGAAGGCGGGGCAGCCCTTCATCGCTGCTTATTGCAGCTCCAAGGGCGCGCTCGCGACATTGACAGAGAATACAGCTTATACGCTGCTCCGTAACCGTATCCGTGTCAACGCACTCAATATCGGCTGGATGGCTTCCGATGGTGAGGATCAAATCCAGAAGAGCTATCATGGAGCAAGCGATGGTTGGCTAGAAAAAGCCGCCGCCGCCCAGCCGTTCGGCCGGCTGATCGATCCCGACGAGGTCGCGCGCGCGGTTGCCTTTCTCTCCAGTGACGAATCCGGCCTCATGACCGGAAGCGTCATCAATTACGACCAGTCTGTTTGGGGCGCCTACGATTCAGCCCCCAACCCGACCGCTCCACTCTAG
- a CDS encoding ABC transporter substrate-binding protein, whose translation MNKVLVAAAAVALMTAQASAKDLKSIGLSLASMDNPYFVAMAKGATASAQKINPNVKINTLDFDYDLNKQATQIDSLIASGVDLILLNPGDPAALEPVIQRAHAAGIPVIAVDTAAKGADITITTDNRQAGEIACQYIVDKLGGKGNVIIQNGPQVSSVRERVEGCKKALANAPEIAVLSSDQNAKGSHRHGMNVMQDHLSQFAKIDAVFTINDRQAIGSDFAAQRLHRNDLIITSVDGAPDIEVALKAKNTCIHASASQDPYAIAQLAVDLGNDLLNGKKPEQDVILIAPKLVTRENVAEYKGWRAER comes from the coding sequence ATGAACAAGGTGTTGGTGGCTGCCGCAGCGGTGGCTCTCATGACGGCTCAAGCATCGGCGAAAGACCTCAAATCCATCGGCCTCTCGCTTGCCTCGATGGATAATCCCTATTTCGTCGCCATGGCCAAGGGCGCTACGGCGAGTGCCCAGAAAATCAATCCGAATGTCAAGATCAATACGCTTGATTTCGATTATGATCTGAACAAACAGGCCACACAGATCGATAGTCTCATTGCCTCGGGGGTCGATTTGATCCTGCTCAATCCGGGCGATCCCGCGGCTCTGGAGCCGGTGATCCAACGGGCCCATGCCGCCGGTATTCCCGTCATCGCGGTCGATACAGCAGCCAAAGGCGCCGATATCACCATCACCACGGACAATCGGCAGGCGGGGGAAATCGCCTGTCAATATATCGTCGACAAGCTCGGCGGCAAGGGCAATGTCATCATTCAGAACGGTCCGCAGGTGTCTTCCGTGCGCGAGCGTGTTGAGGGCTGCAAGAAGGCGCTTGCGAATGCTCCGGAGATCGCGGTCCTTTCAAGCGATCAAAATGCCAAAGGATCGCATCGGCATGGCATGAATGTCATGCAGGACCATCTTTCCCAGTTTGCGAAGATCGATGCGGTCTTCACGATCAATGACCGGCAGGCGATTGGCTCTGATTTTGCCGCGCAGCGCCTCCATCGCAACGATCTCATCATTACTTCGGTCGATGGCGCGCCTGATATCGAGGTCGCTCTCAAGGCGAAGAACACCTGCATCCATGCCTCGGCCAGCCAAGATCCCTATGCGATTGCCCAGCTTGCCGTTGATCTCGGCAATGATCTTCTGAACGGCAAGAAGCCCGAGCAGGATGTCATTCTCATCGCGCCGAAACTGGTCACGCGTGAGAATGTCGCTGAATACAAGGGTTGGCGGGCCGAGCGTTAA
- a CDS encoding carbohydrate porin: protein MASKKAGRQLLRATRIAGILALGFGLTQGGTAARAADVAPPAQVAVSPAPPVPEHDWALGTWGGVRSDLYRKGIDFQFVWVSEVAYNMTGGAENRIAQAGQLNLGVTFDLEKLFGDPGAIFQMTFDKREGRNLNHDAGLDMLVQPQEVYGRGDIWRLTQFWYDQKFANGVIDWKIGKMAVSEDITQYPCVFMNLSFCGSAPGRGLAGNYFFNYPIGQWGTRVRFNAPEAYFTLAAYQMNPNVLKQSYGVNFDFSGGNGVLLPIEFGWLPAFDGGRLPGVYQFTAWYGSQQAQDVVALNYPNLVPLSDLPVGGRWGVSFQMSQQLTHPSDDHPKQGLSLIGSMVMLDRATSTLNNQETIGLVYHGPFENRQGDEIAIAWGRTEVNSRLTNAAILSNVLVPGSAVVRRAEYPLEIYYNFHAYNGIDVRPNFQWIHCPGGVCNKPDVAILGVKTVINF from the coding sequence ATGGCATCGAAAAAAGCAGGGCGGCAGCTTCTGCGGGCCACGAGAATCGCGGGGATTTTGGCCTTGGGTTTTGGACTGACGCAGGGCGGGACGGCAGCACGGGCCGCGGATGTCGCGCCGCCAGCCCAAGTGGCGGTGTCGCCCGCGCCTCCCGTCCCGGAACATGACTGGGCCTTGGGGACTTGGGGCGGGGTGCGCTCCGATCTTTATCGCAAGGGTATCGATTTCCAATTCGTCTGGGTTAGCGAAGTCGCCTATAACATGACCGGCGGCGCGGAAAACCGCATCGCCCAGGCCGGCCAGTTGAACCTCGGCGTCACCTTCGATCTGGAAAAATTATTCGGCGATCCGGGTGCCATCTTCCAGATGACCTTCGATAAGCGCGAGGGCCGCAATCTCAATCATGATGCCGGCCTCGACATGCTGGTCCAGCCGCAGGAAGTCTATGGCCGCGGTGACATCTGGCGCCTGACGCAATTCTGGTACGATCAGAAATTCGCCAATGGCGTGATCGATTGGAAAATCGGCAAGATGGCGGTGAGTGAAGACATCACCCAATATCCTTGCGTGTTCATGAACCTGTCGTTCTGCGGCTCGGCGCCGGGCCGCGGCCTCGCCGGCAATTATTTCTTCAATTATCCGATCGGCCAATGGGGCACGCGGGTGCGCTTCAACGCGCCGGAAGCCTATTTCACCCTGGCGGCCTATCAGATGAACCCCAACGTCTTGAAACAAAGCTATGGGGTGAATTTCGATTTCAGCGGCGGCAACGGGGTCCTGCTGCCGATCGAATTCGGCTGGCTGCCGGCTTTTGATGGAGGCCGTCTGCCCGGTGTCTACCAATTCACCGCCTGGTATGGCTCGCAGCAGGCTCAGGACGTCGTGGCCCTCAATTATCCGAATCTCGTGCCGCTCAGCGATCTGCCGGTGGGTGGCCGCTGGGGCGTGAGCTTCCAGATGTCGCAGCAGCTCACGCATCCTTCCGATGATCATCCCAAACAGGGCCTGAGCCTGATCGGCAGCATGGTGATGCTTGATCGGGCGACCTCGACGCTCAACAACCAAGAGACCATCGGCCTCGTCTATCACGGACCGTTCGAGAACCGTCAGGGCGATGAAATCGCCATTGCCTGGGGCCGCACGGAGGTCAATTCGCGCCTGACCAATGCCGCGATCCTGTCCAATGTCCTCGTGCCTGGCTCAGCCGTCGTGCGACGCGCCGAATATCCCTTGGAAATCTACTACAACTTCCATGCCTATAACGGCATCGATGTGCGTCCGAACTTCCAATGGATTCACTGCCCAGGTGGTGTTTGTAACAAACCGGATGTGGCCATCCTCGGTGTGAAAACTGTCATTAATTTCTGA
- a CDS encoding Spy/CpxP family protein refolding chaperone, whose product MLKRLATGLTTLLIAGTSLAYAQQAGAPAQQSQQRLSAADRTALTDARIGIVKAALQLKPDQEKYWPAVENAIRARSAMREQRSAALQARLEKGGEPIELMRARADNLTQRADTLRKLADAWQPLYASLDDNQKRRMRFLVSNVLHEAKEGVESRRMQEEETEEE is encoded by the coding sequence ATGTTGAAGAGGCTTGCAACTGGGTTGACTACGCTTCTCATTGCTGGAACTTCGCTCGCCTATGCTCAGCAGGCTGGCGCCCCGGCACAACAGAGCCAACAGCGCTTGAGCGCGGCCGATCGGACTGCCTTGACCGATGCGCGGATTGGAATTGTCAAGGCCGCACTGCAGCTGAAGCCCGACCAGGAAAAATATTGGCCTGCAGTAGAGAACGCCATCCGCGCCAGATCGGCGATGAGGGAACAACGTTCGGCGGCTTTGCAGGCGCGGCTTGAAAAGGGCGGCGAGCCTATAGAACTCATGCGTGCACGTGCTGACAACCTGACTCAAAGAGCAGACACACTCAGAAAGCTCGCCGACGCCTGGCAGCCGCTTTATGCCAGCCTCGACGACAACCAGAAACGGCGGATGCGCTTCCTGGTGTCGAATGTCCTTCATGAAGCGAAGGAAGGCGTCGAAAGTCGCCGGATGCAGGAAGAAGAGACCGAAGAGGAGTAG
- the scpB gene encoding SMC-Scp complex subunit ScpB has product MARRSRSDPSFERELEALPPALRWREWLRRVEALLFAAAEPVSRDVLAQVVGAACVIEDLIADLREDLRGRPYEVVAVAGGWQLRTRPSLAPVLRAAGFLAGPDGGPSQKDATLLLAIGHFQPITRARLGAFFGREISRDTLAYLKAKGWLGAGPRSPEPGAPVTYVTTQAFLREFGFNSLADLPGQDLFAAYWTDGEGEADLGPLLPQQEAEIEEKGTDYEK; this is encoded by the coding sequence ATGGCACGACGGTCTCGTTCCGATCCATCCTTCGAGCGCGAGCTCGAGGCTCTACCGCCCGCCTTGCGCTGGCGTGAATGGCTGCGGCGCGTCGAAGCGCTCCTCTTCGCCGCCGCCGAGCCAGTCTCGCGGGACGTGCTTGCCCAGGTAGTTGGCGCTGCCTGCGTGATCGAGGACCTCATCGCCGATCTGCGCGAGGATCTGCGAGGGCGCCCCTACGAGGTCGTGGCTGTCGCGGGCGGCTGGCAGCTGCGGACAAGACCGTCTCTGGCGCCGGTTTTGCGCGCGGCGGGGTTCTTGGCGGGACCGGATGGCGGCCCCAGCCAGAAGGATGCGACATTGCTCCTGGCGATCGGGCATTTCCAGCCGATCACTCGCGCGCGGCTGGGTGCTTTCTTCGGCCGTGAGATCAGCCGCGATACCTTGGCCTATCTCAAGGCCAAAGGCTGGCTCGGTGCAGGACCGCGCAGCCCCGAGCCGGGGGCACCGGTCACCTATGTTACGACGCAAGCCTTCCTGAGAGAGTTTGGCTTCAACAGTCTTGCCGATCTGCCAGGGCAGGACCTGTTTGCCGCCTATTGGACAGACGGAGAAGGAGAAGCAGACTTGGGGCCGTTGTTGCCTCAGCAAGAGGCGGAGATCGAGGAGAAAGGCACAGATTACGAAAAATGA
- a CDS encoding DUF1403 family protein encodes MPPRLILPPLPPAPVLPPWLQDTQELEKADRTPLLSGRGEGAEAQAFRAGAVLGCLQPVAGSASPIGTLWRRRLAVHAAAVLVRQIGRPETERQLRDAWVLRAPDADPGPAGRWLGWVRALVSLDPTHPKSWWDAFCEGQGVAREPTLKALMEAGVTAAKKQPTPLHAAAACAAAVLEHREAEEGRTWVLPVEVLALWLTDVVLARSLGWVAPVPLSLLSVSWAAARSAGCDKTAWLTLCSRHMARAGAEALALFATLHQAGERLFAAAPSLRIKKIDRAILMLLEEDAVTPRLLQPHLSDRAGRRLFDHLVAQGAVRELSGRAAFRLYGL; translated from the coding sequence ATGCCGCCCCGCCTTATTCTACCCCCGCTGCCGCCCGCTCCCGTCCTGCCACCCTGGCTGCAGGACACGCAGGAGCTTGAAAAGGCTGACCGAACGCCGTTACTTTCGGGGAGAGGGGAAGGGGCAGAGGCGCAAGCGTTTCGGGCTGGTGCCGTGCTGGGCTGCCTACAGCCGGTGGCGGGTTCCGCGTCGCCGATCGGGACCCTCTGGCGCCGCCGCCTTGCCGTACATGCCGCCGCAGTCCTTGTCCGGCAGATAGGCCGTCCGGAAACTGAACGCCAGTTGCGCGACGCCTGGGTGTTGCGCGCGCCGGATGCCGATCCCGGTCCGGCCGGCCGCTGGCTCGGTTGGGTGCGGGCGCTCGTCAGCCTTGATCCCACCCACCCCAAAAGCTGGTGGGACGCGTTTTGTGAGGGGCAGGGCGTTGCAAGGGAGCCCACTCTCAAAGCTCTGATGGAAGCCGGTGTCACTGCGGCAAAGAAACAGCCGACGCCGTTGCATGCGGCGGCCGCTTGCGCTGCGGCGGTCCTGGAGCATCGCGAGGCTGAAGAGGGCAGGACCTGGGTCCTGCCGGTCGAAGTTTTGGCTCTTTGGCTGACGGATGTAGTCCTTGCCCGATCCCTGGGATGGGTGGCGCCGGTGCCTCTGAGCCTGCTATCGGTATCCTGGGCTGCTGCGCGAAGCGCTGGTTGCGACAAGACCGCCTGGCTGACCCTGTGCAGCCGCCACATGGCGAGGGCAGGGGCCGAAGCCTTGGCTCTGTTCGCCACCCTGCACCAGGCGGGGGAACGCCTCTTCGCGGCGGCCCCCAGCTTGCGTATCAAGAAAATTGATCGGGCGATTCTGATGCTGCTCGAAGAGGATGCCGTGACTCCTCGCTTGCTGCAGCCGCATCTGAGCGATCGGGCCGGACGTCGGCTGTTCGATCATCTGGTCGCCCAAGGCGCCGTCCGCGAATTGTCGGGTCGTGCCGCTTTCCGGTTATATGGGCTGTGA